The Corallococcus exiguus genome has a window encoding:
- a CDS encoding tRNA (cytidine(34)-2'-O)-methyltransferase: MLEPLASPLHLVLVSPQIPPNTGNVARLCAVTGCRLILVEPLGFSIDDRNLKRAGLDYWDKVFLKLYPTYDAYVAEYPQARRWLFSARAETSLYAARFEPGDHLVFGSEVTGLLPEVMEGGTGTPVTIPMLPERRSLNLSTSVGIGAYEALRQVQLGMAARQAPPSN, translated from the coding sequence ATGCTTGAGCCCCTGGCGTCCCCCCTGCACCTGGTCCTCGTCTCCCCTCAGATTCCGCCCAACACCGGCAACGTGGCCCGGCTGTGCGCGGTGACGGGGTGCCGGCTCATCCTGGTGGAGCCCCTGGGGTTCTCCATCGACGACCGGAACCTGAAGCGGGCGGGGCTGGACTACTGGGACAAGGTGTTCCTGAAGCTGTACCCGACCTACGACGCCTATGTGGCGGAGTACCCCCAGGCCCGGCGGTGGCTGTTCTCCGCCCGGGCGGAGACGTCGCTGTACGCGGCGCGGTTCGAGCCGGGGGACCACTTGGTGTTCGGCTCGGAGGTGACGGGGCTGTTGCCGGAGGTGATGGAGGGGGGGACGGGGACGCCGGTGACCATCCCGATGCTTCCGGAGCGCCGGAGCTTGAATCTTTCGACCTCGGTGGGGATTGGCGCCTACGAGGCGCTGCGGCAGGTGCAGCTGGGGATGGCGGCCAGGCAGGCACCGCCGTCGAATTGA
- a CDS encoding DUF192 domain-containing protein, giving the protein MHWRVTNETRQRLLADRAERAESFVQRFQGLMGRASLPMGGGMHIEPCNSIHTFFMRIPIDVAFLDAEGRIVKQLSAMPPWRTSSIYFKARSVLELPAGVLLASGTQEGDRLVFGHGEPPGA; this is encoded by the coding sequence ATGCACTGGAGGGTGACCAACGAAACGCGGCAGCGGCTGCTCGCGGACCGCGCCGAACGCGCCGAGTCCTTCGTCCAGCGCTTCCAGGGGCTCATGGGCCGCGCCTCGCTGCCCATGGGGGGCGGGATGCACATCGAGCCCTGCAACTCCATCCACACCTTCTTCATGCGCATCCCCATCGACGTCGCCTTCCTGGACGCGGAAGGGCGCATCGTCAAGCAACTGTCCGCCATGCCTCCCTGGCGGACCTCGTCCATCTACTTCAAGGCCCGCTCCGTCCTGGAGCTGCCCGCCGGGGTCCTCCTGGCCAGCGGCACCCAGGAGGGCGACCGCCTGGTTTTCGGCCACGGAGAGCCCCCGGGCGCCTAG
- a CDS encoding Stp1/IreP family PP2C-type Ser/Thr phosphatase, whose translation MRIEVAGSTHVGMKRNHNEDNYLVLPEENLMVVADGMGGHSSGEIASRIAVDELGEFFRLTSKDQDATWPFKMDKQRNYDENRLATGIKLANARIFERATVDTKYKGMGTTIVSVHFAENGVYVGHVGDSRVYFFRGGMLQQVTEDHSLLNDYLKAKKLTPEEIENFPHKNVIVRALGMKEQVQVDVTRVDPLENDVFLLCSDGLSGMITDAQMQDILSRTPELEKACGQLIDLANAAGGNDNVTCVLARYHAA comes from the coding sequence ATGCGCATCGAGGTCGCTGGCAGCACCCACGTCGGGATGAAGCGGAACCACAACGAGGACAACTACCTCGTGCTCCCCGAGGAGAACCTCATGGTCGTGGCGGACGGCATGGGCGGTCACTCGTCCGGGGAGATCGCCAGCCGCATCGCGGTGGACGAGCTGGGTGAGTTCTTCCGCCTCACGTCCAAGGACCAGGACGCCACCTGGCCCTTCAAGATGGACAAGCAGCGCAACTACGACGAGAACCGCCTGGCCACCGGCATCAAGCTGGCGAACGCGCGCATCTTCGAGCGCGCCACGGTGGACACCAAGTACAAGGGCATGGGCACCACCATCGTGTCCGTGCACTTCGCGGAGAACGGCGTCTACGTGGGCCACGTGGGCGACAGCCGCGTGTACTTCTTCCGCGGCGGGATGCTCCAGCAGGTGACGGAGGACCACTCGCTGCTCAACGACTACCTCAAGGCGAAGAAGCTCACGCCGGAGGAGATCGAGAACTTCCCCCACAAGAACGTGATTGTCCGCGCGCTGGGGATGAAGGAGCAGGTGCAGGTGGACGTCACCCGCGTGGATCCGCTGGAGAACGACGTCTTCCTGCTGTGCTCGGACGGCCTGAGCGGCATGATCACCGACGCGCAGATGCAGGACATCCTGTCGCGCACGCCGGAGCTGGAGAAGGCGTGCGGCCAGCTCATCGACCTGGCCAACGCGGCGGGCGGCAACGACAACGTCACCTGCGTGCTCGCGCGCTACCACGCCGCCTGA
- a CDS encoding nucleotidyltransferase family protein codes for MKAMVLCAGLGTRLRPLTERWPKPAMPFLGQPLLRYHLAVLKAAGVTAVGINTHHLPDMMAAVARAECERAGLPLHVVHEPVIQGTGGGIRGLRDFLSGEDFLVFNGDILFPVDLKPVVAAHRESGAVATMVLLPMPEGEKYAAVEADAGGQVRRIAGYGPGGDGLRPWHFTGVHVMSPSVFDFMTAEGPEDINREVYVRVMQAGLQVRGHAVDAYWSDLGMPSRYLATVRDVLEGRVPLQALGKDSPLAGLKAEADGAWVHPEARVAGTVRGPAYVGAGSVVDAGATVGPGVSVGPGARVGQGAKLERCAVFEETQVSPGEALTEVLAWGPHRVPAPLAGR; via the coding sequence ATGAAAGCGATGGTCCTCTGCGCGGGTCTGGGCACGCGCCTGCGCCCGCTCACGGAGCGCTGGCCCAAGCCAGCCATGCCGTTCCTCGGGCAGCCGCTGCTGCGCTACCACCTGGCGGTGTTGAAGGCGGCGGGTGTGACGGCGGTGGGCATCAACACGCACCACCTGCCGGACATGATGGCGGCGGTGGCTCGCGCGGAGTGTGAGCGCGCGGGGCTGCCGCTGCACGTGGTGCACGAGCCGGTCATCCAGGGCACGGGCGGAGGCATCCGCGGCCTGCGCGACTTCCTCTCCGGCGAGGACTTCCTCGTGTTCAACGGGGATATCCTCTTCCCGGTGGACCTGAAGCCCGTGGTCGCGGCGCACCGCGAGTCCGGCGCGGTGGCGACGATGGTGCTGCTGCCCATGCCGGAAGGGGAGAAGTACGCGGCGGTGGAGGCGGACGCGGGCGGCCAGGTGCGCCGCATCGCGGGGTACGGGCCGGGCGGCGACGGCCTGCGTCCGTGGCACTTCACGGGCGTGCACGTGATGTCCCCCAGCGTGTTCGACTTCATGACGGCCGAAGGCCCCGAGGACATCAACCGCGAGGTCTACGTGCGGGTGATGCAGGCGGGGCTCCAGGTGCGGGGCCACGCGGTGGACGCGTACTGGTCCGACCTGGGCATGCCGTCGCGCTACCTGGCCACGGTGCGGGACGTGCTCGAAGGGCGCGTGCCGTTGCAGGCGCTGGGGAAGGACTCACCGCTCGCCGGGCTGAAGGCCGAGGCTGATGGAGCCTGGGTGCACCCGGAAGCCCGCGTGGCAGGGACGGTGCGCGGGCCCGCGTACGTAGGTGCGGGCAGCGTGGTGGATGCGGGAGCCACCGTGGGCCCGGGCGTGTCGGTGGGCCCGGGAGCGCGGGTGGGGCAGGGCGCGAAGCTGGAGCGCTGCGCCGTGTTCGAGGAGACGCAGGTGTCGCCCGGTGAGGCACTCACCGAGGTGCTCGCGTGGGGCCCGCATCGGGTGCCCGCGCCGCTCGCGGGGCGCTGA
- a CDS encoding aminoglycoside phosphotransferase family protein yields MELEAALRDQVGQAIGRPVPDAPIKKLKGDASNRSYYRVGTPPESWVLMVMPPDATKKSEEATKGEPPKELPFVNVHRYLEKLGVRVPRILRYDEPAGIMVLEDLSDITFESALEGGRHNQALYTRAVDLLAKLRVQAEKQRDPECLAFTRAFDEDLYDWELHHFREWGLEAWSGKLPTDAERAELDATFRDIAKQLAAAPRGFTHRDYQSRNIMVKEGELVVIDFQDALQGPRQYDLVALLRDSYVELDRDFVDTMLDRYIATFEQESGEKIDAREFKAFFDLLTIQRKLKDAGRFEFINRVKGNPGFLVSIPASLRYVKAAFARRPELAGLQKLIAKYVPELAA; encoded by the coding sequence ATGGAACTTGAGGCCGCCCTTCGCGACCAGGTGGGACAGGCCATTGGCCGTCCCGTCCCCGATGCCCCCATCAAGAAGTTGAAGGGCGACGCGAGCAACCGCTCCTACTACCGCGTCGGCACGCCCCCGGAGAGCTGGGTGCTGATGGTGATGCCGCCGGACGCGACGAAGAAGAGCGAGGAGGCCACCAAGGGCGAGCCCCCGAAGGAGCTGCCCTTCGTCAACGTGCACCGCTACCTGGAGAAGCTGGGTGTGCGCGTGCCGCGAATCCTCCGCTACGACGAGCCCGCCGGCATCATGGTGCTGGAGGACCTGAGCGACATCACCTTCGAGTCCGCGCTGGAGGGGGGCCGTCACAACCAGGCGCTCTACACGCGCGCGGTGGACCTGCTGGCGAAGCTGCGCGTGCAGGCGGAGAAGCAGCGCGACCCGGAGTGCCTGGCCTTCACGCGCGCCTTCGACGAGGACCTGTACGACTGGGAGCTGCACCACTTCCGCGAGTGGGGCCTGGAGGCCTGGAGCGGCAAGCTGCCCACGGACGCGGAGCGCGCGGAACTGGACGCCACGTTCCGTGACATCGCGAAGCAGCTGGCCGCCGCGCCGCGAGGCTTCACGCACCGCGACTACCAGAGCCGCAACATCATGGTGAAGGAGGGCGAGCTGGTGGTCATCGACTTCCAGGACGCGCTCCAGGGCCCGCGCCAGTACGACCTGGTGGCGCTGCTGCGTGACAGCTATGTGGAGCTGGACCGCGACTTCGTGGACACGATGCTGGACCGCTACATCGCCACGTTCGAGCAGGAGAGCGGGGAGAAGATTGACGCCAGGGAGTTCAAGGCGTTCTTCGACCTGCTCACCATCCAGCGCAAGCTGAAGGACGCGGGGCGCTTCGAGTTCATCAACCGCGTGAAGGGCAACCCGGGCTTCCTGGTGTCCATCCCGGCGTCGCTGCGCTACGTGAAGGCCGCGTTCGCGCGCCGGCCGGAGCTGGCGGGGCTGCAGAAGCTGATTGCGAAGTACGTGCCCGAGCTGGCGGCCTGA